A region from the Gossypium hirsutum isolate 1008001.06 chromosome A08, Gossypium_hirsutum_v2.1, whole genome shotgun sequence genome encodes:
- the LOC121204719 gene encoding uncharacterized protein: MMASSLFAANITAKQSQLRHDLHSLKKGNLSIRAYVDKIKSMCALLAASGSPILEAERTSVLLAGLSSDFDAIMSSASLSSGPVPFQRLMDALLECEARQMRTIFDVLVAANFVEGSSSPAVDGSSRGGRSPGRGRGCSFRTLIQCQICSRYGHIAQRFFYRYHRDDQHQHAAPMPYQGDSALGANEESWPDQNWMHDGQNWMGLSRGTVVRSYL; the protein is encoded by the coding sequence ATGATGGCGAGCAGTTTATTTGCAGCAAACATTACCGCAAAGCAGTCTCAACTTCGACACGACCTTCACTCACTCAAGAAAGGTAACCTTTCCATCCGTGCTTATGTGGATAAAATCAAAAGCATGTGTGCCCTTCTTGCAGCATCTGGCTCTCCTATATTGGAGGCCGAGAGGACATCGGTGTTGCTTGCAGGCTTGTCATCTGACTTTGATGCTATCATGTCCTCTGCCTCCCTCTCCTCCGGTCCGGTTCCTTTCCAACGTCTTATGGATGCGCTTCTTGAGTGTGAGGCTCGTCAAATGCGGACTATTTTCGATGTTCTGGTTGCCGCTAATTTTGTGGAAGGCTCTTCGTCACCAGCAGTGGACGGTTCTTCTCGCGGTGGTCGATCTCCTGGTCGTGGGCGTGGGTGTAGCTTTCGCACTCTGATCCAGTGCCAGATCTGCAGTCGCTACGGTCACATTGCTCAGCGTTTTTTCTATCGTTATCACCGTGATGACCAGCACCAGCATGCTGCTCCGATGCCATATCAAGGAGATTCTGCTTTGGGAGCGAACGAAGAATCATGGCCTGATCAAAATTGGATGCACGATGGTCAAAATTGGATGGGGCTTTCTAGAGGTACTGTTGTACGTTCTTATCTTTAG
- the LOC107905241 gene encoding protein LEAD-SENSITIVE 1 → MGQPQSKPRFPQPGDHIYCERKGGFYDHHGIYVGDNMVIHLRGAAKKLGELPGCQKCGDKRVENGEIAKVCIDCFLDGETPQIYDYGVSSLEFECRKRGTCCPRHPKPPHEVISTATDLLEQNGFGPYDMFTNNCEHFAVYCKTGSTASFQVERVIATCSVGILAGAAVGLFRNALAKH, encoded by the exons ATGGGACAGCCACAAAGCAAACCAAGGTTTCCTCAACCAGGGGATCACATCTACTGTGAAAGAAAGGGAGGTTTCTATGATCACCATG GAATATATGTGGGGGACAACATGGTGATTCATCTCCGGGGAGCAGCCAAGAAACTTGGGGAGCTACCTGGATGCCAAAAATGTGGAGACAAGCGAGTCGAAAATGGTGAAATAGCAAAAGTATGCATAGATTGTTTCCTTGATGGTGAAACACCCCAGATCTATGACTATGGAGTTTCCTCGCTAGAATTCGAGTGCAGAAAACGTGGTACTTGCTGCCCACGCCATCCCAAGCCTCCCCATGAAGTTATTAGCACCGCAACTGATTTACTTGAACAGAATGGGTTTGGCCCCTACGACATGTTTACTAACAACTGTGAGCACTTCGCTGTGTATTGCAAAACAGGCTCTACCGCAAGTTTCCAGGTTGAACGAGTTATTGCTACTTGTTCCGTTGGTATACTTGCTGGCGCTGCTGTCGGCTTGTTTCGAAATGCGTTAGCAAAACATTAA